Proteins encoded in a region of the Niveispirillum cyanobacteriorum genome:
- a CDS encoding GntR family transcriptional regulator — translation MATTKETSRDKEAEAASLVSRLEADLLGGVFRPGEWLKQTDIETNYDAHRFDVRMALLDLKTRQLLEHVPNRGYRVASLSQQDREELIEARTVLEVAAARRVVERATDDDVAELDQIVAEFDANMEDADLPLLRALNAKFHDRLYAICGNRVMMEEIKALRHRGLPGVRGWRANSAIQRSNRDHGDMVAMIRARDADGLVHAIERHLNRWREE, via the coding sequence AGGAAACCTCCAGGGACAAAGAAGCCGAGGCCGCCAGCCTTGTCAGCCGGCTGGAAGCGGACCTGCTGGGTGGGGTGTTTCGGCCTGGGGAATGGCTAAAACAAACCGACATCGAAACGAATTATGATGCACATCGTTTCGATGTCAGAATGGCCCTTCTTGACCTTAAGACACGTCAGCTTCTGGAACATGTCCCCAATCGTGGATACCGCGTGGCAAGCCTGTCGCAGCAGGACCGTGAAGAATTGATTGAGGCGCGCACCGTGCTGGAGGTGGCGGCGGCCCGGCGCGTGGTGGAACGAGCAACCGATGATGATGTGGCCGAACTGGACCAGATCGTCGCGGAATTCGACGCCAATATGGAAGATGCCGATCTGCCGCTGCTGCGCGCCCTCAATGCGAAGTTCCACGACCGGCTTTATGCCATATGTGGAAACCGCGTGATGATGGAAGAGATCAAGGCCCTGCGCCATCGCGGCCTGCCGGGTGTCCGCGGCTGGCGCGCCAATTCCGCCATCCAACGCTCCAACCGTGACCATGGTGACATGGTGGCCATGATACGTGCCCGCGATGCAGACGGTCTGGTCCATGCGATCGAACGTCACCTCAATCGCTGGCGGGAGGAGTGA